A window of Streptomyces broussonetiae genomic DNA:
GGAGAGGGACGGGAAGTAGACACCGGCCTCCCGCTCGGCGCGCTTGCGCAGCACGAAGGCCTTGCGGTCCAGCGCGATGCCCTCGCTGGCGCCGTCGCCGACGAAGAGCTGCCGGAAGGCCGGCATGGTGGAGCGGGCGCTGGCGCCGAGCAGCTCGGGGGCGACCGGGACCGTACGCCAGCCGAGAACCGTCAGGCCCTCCTCGTCGGCGATCGTCTCGATCCGCGCGACGGCGTCCTCGGTTCCCTCCTCCGGCAGGAAGGCGATGCCCACCGCATAGGAACCGGCCGCGGGAAGGGTGAATCCGGCCACCTCACGGAAGAAGGCGTCGGGCACCTGGGAGAGGATGCCGGCACCGTCGCCCGAGTCGGGCTCGGAGCCGGTGGCACCGCGGTGCTCCAGGTTGCGCAGGACGGTGAGGGCCTGTTCGACCAGCGTGTGCGATGCCTCGCCGGTGAGAGTGGCGACGAAACCGACGCCACAGGCGTCACGCTCGTTGCGGGGGTCGTACATACCCTGGGCAGCAGGGCGAGCATCCATGAACGACCAGTTCTGGCCATTCGCGGAGTGCTGGGACGGCTGGCGCGGCGTACGCATCGGCTCTCCCGTCGTCGTCATGTGGCATGTGGCAGGTGCCGAGGGACGACGTTGGCCCTCTGCGTGTGATCAAAATTTCGTGCAGGTTACATGATGGGTCGGTTCTCGGGAACCGGATACTGCGTTCCAGCATGCGGACACCACGGGGTACATGGCAGAGGCGCCGCATGGTGACGGCGGGGTGCCGCGCGGAGCGGCGGGGGTGCCGCGCGGTGGCGGCGGGTGCCGCACATGGCGGCGACTCAGAGGCGGGACCGCCGCGGACAGGATCGGTCGGATCGGCGCCCGTCGGCCCAAGAGGGGCGGGGAGAGCGTCTTCACTCGCCCCAGGGGGTGCCGCAGGCGTCATTGCCCGCAGCGCTTACGGCTCATGCCCGGTGATGAAACATTCGAAACCAGCGAGTAACGGCTACTTATGCGGCCCAACGCATAGGTAGCGGTCTCGCTATCCTACGGCCGTTCCGAACAGGCTGCCCAGGGCGTACGTCACACCGGCTGCCGCACCGCCGAGTGCGAGCTGCCTGAGGCCGCTGTACCACCAGCTCCGCGCGGTCACCTTGGCCACGACGGCACCACACCCGAACAGCCCGACGAGGGCCAGCAGCAGGGCGGGCCACAGCGCGGTCGCACCGAGCAGGAAGGGCAGCACGGGCAGCAGGGCGCCGAGCGCGAAGGACCCGAACGACGAGACGGCCGCGACCAGCGGCGAGGGCAGGTCGCTCGGATCGATCCCCAGCTCTTCACGGGCATGGATCTCCAGCGCCTGCTCCGGGTCCCTGGACAGCTGCCGGGCGACCTCACGGGCCAGTACGGGCTCGACACCCCGGGCCACGTAGAGTGCTGCCAGCTCTTCTTCCTCGTCCTGCGGGTGCTTGCGCAGCTCACGGCGCTCGACGTCGAGTTCGGCCTCGACCAGCTCGCGCTGGGAGGCCACGGAGGTGTACTCGCCGGCAGCCATCGAGAAGGCACCGGCGGCGAGCCCCGCGAGTCCGGTGATGACGATGGTCTGGTGACTGACGGATCCGCCCGCCACACCGGTCATCAGGGCGAGGTTGGAGACGAGACCGTCCATCGCACCGAAGACGGCGGGACGCAGCCAGCCGCCGTTGACGTCGCGGTGCGTGTGGTTGTCACGGTGCGCCTCATGCAGCGCGGCCTCGGTTTCGATGATGGCCATACGAGCCCCCGGATAGCTTAGCCAAAGCTAACTTTGGACGAGTTCTACTTTTCGACATCACCGAAGGTACGCCCATCGCCTTCTTCCCGCCACCAAGGAAAGGCTGGGCTAACCTGCGACTTTGCCCGCTACGGCTCATCCGTGCGCGATCTCGCTCAGATGCCGAGTGGGTGACACGGGCAGAGGGAAGGCGCAGGTGCCGACGGCCCGTGGGAGACATCCGCAAAGCGTGTTCGTGGCCCCGCCCCAGGAGGCCGCCCAAGGCATCGATCGCCTGCACTCCCCGGTCCCCGCGCCCGGGGACGCCGCCGGCCTTCGCCCGCCGGCCTTCGCCCGCCCGCCACCGGCCACGACGACCCGCACTACTTCGACGACGCCGCCTGCGATCGCGCCTGTGTGCTCGCCGTCACCCATTCCGGTGACCCCGAACGCGCCGCCGCCCCGGCCGAGTTCGACGCCCGCTGCACCCCGGACGGCGACCGCGTGCTCGGCGCGCGGGCGATGGCCGCGGCGCTGGCGCTCGCCCTGACCGGCGCCGACACGGAGACCTGCGTGAATGCCGCGCTCGCGGAACTTCCCGCCGACTCCGAGATCGGCCGCACGCCCGCCACGCCCTCGCCCTGACCCGGGACAGCGAGTCCGCCTTCGCCCTCGTCCCGCTGGAGCACCAGATCGTCGACCACGTCTCCCGCTACGGCATCGCCGCCGCCGAGACGGTCCCGGTCGCCCTCGCCCTGGCCACCGCCGCCCAGGGTCGTATCGCAGCCGCCGTACCCGCCGCCTGCCTGTCCCGTGTCGCCGACTCCGCCCCCGCCCTCGCGGGTGCTACACCGGAGCACTCGGCGGCGGCGCGTCCGTCCCGCAGGCCTGGCGGGACGCCTGCCGCACCCTGTCCCGCTGCACCCTGCCCCGTCTCACCGGCACCGACCTGGTGGAACTCGCCGGACTCCTGGAAGCCGCACAACCGGCCCACCCAGGAGGATGATTCGGGGCATGACGCCCAAGGGTTTCCATCTACCCACAGACACCTGCACAGCCGGACCAACACCCGGAACACGCCCCGACGGCCTCGCCGAACGGATCACCGGCGCCGCCGTCGGCGACGCTCTCGGCGGCCCGGTCGAGGGCTACTCCCCGGAGCAGATCGCCGAGCGGCACGGCGGCCGCGTCCACGGCGTCGTCGGCCCCTGGCACGACGACGCCTGGCGCACCGCCCGCCGCCCCTCACGGCTGCACGCGATCGAGGAACTGCCGATCGCCCTCGGCATGTTGCTGGTCTCGGGCGGCGACTACCGGCACGCCGTGCTCGGTGCGGTGGACTACGGCCGCGACTGCGACTCGACCGCCACGATGGCCGGTGCCCTCGCGGGCGCACTCGGCTCACCCGTTCCGCAGGAGCGGGTGAAGACGGTGGCGGATGCCAGCAGGCTCGACCTGTGGGCGCCGGCCCGCACCCTCACCGAGGTCACGCGCGAGATCTTCGCGGCGGACGTACGCCGCCGCCGCGCCCACGAGCGGGCCTTCGCGGCACTCGGGGGCACCGTATGCTCCGACTGACCTGGGTCCAGCCGGAGGACCTGCTCGGGCACGAACTGCGCCAGGCCCGCCTGGACGGACGCGAGCCGTCGGCGATCGAGGCCCGCTGGCGCGCGGCGGGCGGCCCGAGCGCCCCGGAGCGGGCGGGTGCCTCACCCCACGGCGCATCCCGCTACCTGCGCCTGCTGGCGGAGGACCTGCTGGATGAACTGGCCGACCTGCCCAGCACGTTGGCCGAGGACGAGCCGACCGGCCTGGCACGGATCAAGTCCCTGTGCCCGGCCTGGCCCGCCCCTGCCGAAGGCGTCGCCACCCCCTGCGCGCTCGAAGCCGCCTGGCTCGGCCGGGCCATCGGCTGTCTACTCGGCAGACCTGTCGAGAAACTCCCCCTCGACGCCATCCGCACCCTCGCCCGAGCAGCTGGCAACTGGCCCCTCACCACCTACTTCACCGCCGTCGGTGTCCCGGACGACCTCCTCGCCGCGCACCCCTGGAACCGCCGCTCGGCCGCCACCTCCCTCGCCGAGAACATCGACGGCATGCCCGAGGGCGACGACCTCAACTACCCCCTGCTCGCCCTCCTGCTCCTGCAGCGCCACGGCAAGGCCTTCACCACCACGGACGTGGCCCGGCTCTGGCTGGACGAACTCCCGCCCGGCCGCACGTTCACCGCCGAACGCGTCGCCTACCGCAACCTCCTCACCGGCATCGAACCCCCGCACACCGCCCGGCACCGCAACCCCTTCCGCGAATGGATCGGCGCCCTGATCCGGGCCGACGTCCACGGCTGGACCAACCCGGGCGACCCGGCCGCCGCAGCCGAACAGGCCCACCGCGACGCCGCCTTGACCCACACCGCCAACGGCGTCTACGCGGCGATGTTCACGGCCGCCGTCATCGCCACCGCGGCCACCGGCACCCACGACGTCCACACCTGTCTGCGCGCCGGCCGCAGCGTGGTCCCGCCCCGCTCACGGCTCGCCAGGGCGCTCGACCACGCCGTCCAACTGGCCCGCTCCCAAGCGGACTTCACTGCCGTCGTGGACGAACTCCACGCCCGCTACGCCCCCGCCCACCACTGGGTGCATGCCGTCCCCAACACCGCCCTGATCGCCGCGGCGCTCACCCACGCCGACGGCGACTTCACCGGTTCCATCTGCCGTGCGGTGTCCGGCGGGTGGGACACCGACTCGAACGGCGCCACGGCCGGCAGCGTCGCCGGCCTCCTCGCGGGCTCCGCGGCGGCGCTCCCCGAGCACTGGCGGGCCCCGCTCAAGAACCGGCTCGCCACCACCGTTGCCGACTTCGACGGCACCGGCTTCGACACCCTCGCCCACCTCACCCTTCTGGAGACGGCCCGCTCATGACCCACATCGTCGTCCTCGGCAGCACGAACATGGACCTCGTCACCTACGTCGCCAAGGCCCCGCAGCGCGGCGAGACCGTGACGGGCCGGGAGTTCCGCACGATCCCCGGCGGCAAGGGCGCCAACCAGGCGATCGCCGCGGCCCGCGCCGGCGCCACCGTCTCGATGATCGGTGCGGTCGGCAACGACGCCTTCGGCCTCAGGATGCGCGACACCCTCGAACACTCCGGCGTGGACACCGACTTCCTGCGCACGATCGAGGGTCCCTCCGGCACCGCGCACATCGTGGTGGACGACGAGGGCGGCAACGCGATCGTCGTCATCCCCGGCGCGAACGGCACCGTCGACCACCTCTCCCCCGGCGACGAGGGACTCATCGCCTCCGCCGACGCGCTGCTGCTGCAGCTGGAGATCCCGCCGGCCGCGG
This region includes:
- a CDS encoding VIT1/CCC1 transporter family protein, yielding MAIIETEAALHEAHRDNHTHRDVNGGWLRPAVFGAMDGLVSNLALMTGVAGGSVSHQTIVITGLAGLAAGAFSMAAGEYTSVASQRELVEAELDVERRELRKHPQDEEEELAALYVARGVEPVLAREVARQLSRDPEQALEIHAREELGIDPSDLPSPLVAAVSSFGSFALGALLPVLPFLLGATALWPALLLALVGLFGCGAVVAKVTARSWWYSGLRQLALGGAAAGVTYALGSLFGTAVG
- a CDS encoding ADP-ribosylglycohydrolase family protein, with the translated sequence MTPKGFHLPTDTCTAGPTPGTRPDGLAERITGAAVGDALGGPVEGYSPEQIAERHGGRVHGVVGPWHDDAWRTARRPSRLHAIEELPIALGMLLVSGGDYRHAVLGAVDYGRDCDSTATMAGALAGALGSPVPQERVKTVADASRLDLWAPARTLTEVTREIFAADVRRRRAHERAFAALGGTVCSD
- a CDS encoding ADP-ribosylglycohydrolase family protein, with amino-acid sequence MLRLTWVQPEDLLGHELRQARLDGREPSAIEARWRAAGGPSAPERAGASPHGASRYLRLLAEDLLDELADLPSTLAEDEPTGLARIKSLCPAWPAPAEGVATPCALEAAWLGRAIGCLLGRPVEKLPLDAIRTLARAAGNWPLTTYFTAVGVPDDLLAAHPWNRRSAATSLAENIDGMPEGDDLNYPLLALLLLQRHGKAFTTTDVARLWLDELPPGRTFTAERVAYRNLLTGIEPPHTARHRNPFREWIGALIRADVHGWTNPGDPAAAAEQAHRDAALTHTANGVYAAMFTAAVIATAATGTHDVHTCLRAGRSVVPPRSRLARALDHAVQLARSQADFTAVVDELHARYAPAHHWVHAVPNTALIAAALTHADGDFTGSICRAVSGGWDTDSNGATAGSVAGLLAGSAAALPEHWRAPLKNRLATTVADFDGTGFDTLAHLTLLETARS